In a genomic window of Pseudomonas mohnii:
- the tcuA gene encoding FAD-dependent tricarballylate dehydrogenase TcuA: MIDVLVIGGGNAALCAALMAREAGASVMLLEGAPKAWRGGNSQHTRNLRCMHDAPQDVLVDAYPEEEYWQDLLKVTGGITDEKLARLVIRASSNCRDWMRSHGVHFQPSLSGALHVARTNAFFMGGGKALVNAYFRSAEKLGVEIRYDAQVTDIELKDGKFIAAHISERDVDGQRFPAERIQAKACVLAAGGFESNREWLREAWGQNERGEWPSDNFLIRGTRFNTGVLLRRMQNLGADFIGDPTQAHMVAIDARAPLYDGGICTRIDCVSLGVVVNRDGERFYDEGEDFWPKRYAIWGRLVAGQPGQQAYSIIDQQALGRFMPPVFPGTKANSLEDLARQLKLPVTQFVNTIEQYNAACRVGTFDHTALDDCHTEGLTPAKTHWARPLVKPPFCAYPLKPGVTFTYLGLATDDTAAVHFNGKPSPNLFVAGEMMAGNVLGKGYTAGIGMAIGTAFGRIAGVQAAASAGFVSLSQTEFRHAAV, translated from the coding sequence ATGATCGACGTATTAGTAATTGGCGGCGGCAATGCGGCCTTGTGTGCAGCCTTGATGGCTCGGGAGGCCGGCGCTAGCGTCATGTTGCTGGAGGGTGCACCAAAAGCCTGGCGCGGCGGCAACTCGCAACACACCCGAAACCTGCGCTGCATGCACGACGCGCCGCAAGATGTCCTGGTCGATGCCTATCCCGAAGAAGAATATTGGCAGGATCTGCTGAAGGTCACCGGTGGGATTACCGACGAGAAGCTTGCACGTCTTGTCATCCGCGCCTCATCGAACTGCCGTGACTGGATGCGCTCCCATGGCGTGCATTTCCAGCCGTCGCTGTCCGGTGCCCTCCATGTTGCGCGCACCAATGCATTTTTCATGGGTGGCGGCAAAGCACTGGTTAACGCTTACTTCCGCAGCGCCGAGAAGCTGGGCGTCGAAATTCGCTATGACGCTCAAGTGACTGATATCGAATTGAAGGATGGAAAATTCATCGCCGCCCACATCAGTGAGCGCGATGTCGATGGACAACGTTTTCCCGCCGAGCGTATTCAGGCCAAGGCCTGCGTCTTGGCTGCCGGCGGATTCGAATCCAACCGCGAATGGCTCCGTGAGGCCTGGGGTCAAAACGAGCGCGGAGAATGGCCTTCAGACAATTTTTTGATTCGCGGGACGCGTTTCAATACCGGCGTACTGCTTCGGCGCATGCAGAACCTGGGCGCCGACTTCATTGGTGACCCGACGCAAGCACACATGGTGGCCATCGACGCCCGCGCCCCCCTGTATGACGGAGGTATCTGTACCCGTATCGATTGCGTATCGCTGGGCGTGGTGGTTAATCGCGACGGCGAACGCTTCTATGACGAGGGTGAAGACTTCTGGCCCAAGCGCTATGCGATCTGGGGTCGACTGGTCGCGGGTCAACCCGGTCAACAGGCCTACTCGATCATCGACCAACAAGCCCTCGGCCGGTTCATGCCGCCGGTATTTCCGGGCACTAAAGCCAACTCGCTGGAAGATCTGGCCCGCCAGTTGAAGCTTCCCGTTACGCAATTCGTCAACACCATCGAGCAATACAACGCGGCCTGCCGCGTCGGCACGTTCGACCACACCGCGCTGGACGATTGCCACACCGAGGGTTTGACGCCCGCCAAAACCCATTGGGCGCGCCCACTGGTAAAGCCACCCTTCTGCGCCTACCCCCTTAAGCCCGGCGTGACCTTCACCTATTTAGGCCTCGCTACCGACGACACCGCCGCCGTTCACTTCAACGGCAAGCCTAGCCCCAACCTGTTTGTCGCAGGAGAAATGATGGCGGGCAATGTATTGGGCAAGGGCTACACCGCCGGCATCGGCATGGCCATTGGTACTGCCTTCGGTCGGATTGCCGGTGTACAGGCAGCCGCTTCGGCAGGCTTTGTTTCTCTTTCACAAACGGAATTTAGACATGCAGCTGTTTGA
- the tcuB gene encoding tricarballylate utilization 4Fe-4S protein TcuB, whose translation MQLFDPKAPSDLIPVLNLDESEVQRQMTVCNACRYCEGFCAVFPAMTRRLEFSQADIHYLANLCHNCGACLHACQYAAPHEFEINVPKAMAKVRLDTYAEYAWPQAMGTLYRRNGLTLALSAGTGLALFLCLTLMVMGNLFTAMPGGNFYGIFPHNTLAVMFGAVFGFAVLALTLGVRRFWRNVSPADAPAQVKTAAALEATANVARLKFLDGGHGEGCNNADDRFTLWRRRFHHFTFYGFMLCFAATGVATLYHFLLDWSAPYPVLSLPVMLGISGGLGLLVGPAGLLWLNLRRNPEHGDENQKPMDRGFIALLLLVSASGLALLAFRETAALGLLLAIHLGLVMAFFLTMPYSKFAHGIFRSAALLKYSIEKRQPNPINAGSD comes from the coding sequence ATGCAGCTGTTTGATCCCAAGGCACCGAGCGATTTGATTCCGGTGCTCAACCTTGATGAAAGCGAAGTTCAGCGACAAATGACCGTTTGCAATGCCTGCCGTTATTGCGAGGGCTTCTGCGCTGTATTTCCGGCCATGACACGACGCCTGGAGTTTTCCCAGGCCGATATCCATTACCTGGCGAACCTTTGCCATAACTGCGGCGCATGCCTGCATGCCTGCCAGTACGCCGCACCTCACGAATTCGAAATCAATGTGCCCAAGGCCATGGCCAAAGTCCGCCTCGATACTTACGCCGAATACGCCTGGCCACAGGCGATGGGCACGCTATACCGGCGCAACGGACTGACTCTGGCGCTGTCAGCCGGTACCGGGCTGGCACTGTTCCTGTGTCTTACGTTGATGGTGATGGGCAACTTGTTCACCGCGATGCCCGGGGGAAATTTCTACGGGATCTTCCCGCACAACACCCTGGCTGTAATGTTTGGTGCGGTTTTCGGATTCGCGGTACTCGCGTTGACCCTTGGCGTGCGGCGCTTCTGGCGCAATGTTTCACCGGCCGACGCGCCCGCGCAGGTAAAAACCGCTGCCGCACTGGAAGCCACGGCCAACGTCGCCCGGCTCAAATTCCTGGACGGTGGTCATGGCGAGGGCTGCAATAACGCTGATGATCGATTCACCTTGTGGCGGCGGCGCTTCCACCACTTCACCTTCTACGGCTTCATGCTGTGCTTCGCAGCCACTGGGGTCGCCACGCTCTACCATTTCCTGCTGGACTGGTCGGCGCCCTACCCCGTCTTGAGTTTGCCGGTGATGCTGGGCATCAGCGGTGGGCTCGGATTGCTGGTCGGCCCCGCGGGCCTGTTGTGGTTGAACCTGCGTCGCAACCCCGAACACGGCGACGAAAACCAGAAACCCATGGATCGCGGCTTTATCGCGCTGCTGTTGCTGGTCAGCGCCAGCGGTCTGGCACTCCTGGCGTTCCGTGAAACCGCAGCCCTGGGCCTGTTGCTGGCGATCCATCTCGGCCTGGTCATGGCGTTTTTCCTGACCATGCCCTACAGCAAATTCGCCCACGGCATCTTCCGTAGCGCCGCGCTGCTCAAGTACTCCATCGAAAAACGCCAACCCAACCCGATTAACGCCGGAAGCGACTGA
- a CDS encoding MFS transporter: protein MKTTTQDSGSKGSKLGAILRVTSGNFLEQFDFFLFGFYATYISQTFFPATSDFASLMMTFAVFGSGFLMRPLGAIVLGAYIDKVGRRKGLIVTLSIMAAGTVLIALVPGYASIGVAAPVLVLMGRLLQGFSAGAEMGGVSVYLAEIATPGRRGFYTSWQSASQQVAIVLAAALGYTINASMEAAEVAAWGWRIPFFIGCVIIPFIFIIRRSLQETDAFKARTHHPSANEVFRSMRDNWRTVLAGGLLASMTTTTFYLITVYTPTFGRTVLNLSTTDSLVVTLFVGLSNFIWLPIGGTLSDRIGRRPLLLAISLLCLFTAYPAMHWLAAAASFERLLAVLLYFSFFFGIYNGAMVAALTEVMPQNVRVVGFSLAFSLATAVFGGFTPAVSTLLVQATGDKASPAYWLMFAAFCGFTATTILYRRQKAVTVNA, encoded by the coding sequence ATGAAAACAACAACTCAAGATAGCGGATCCAAGGGGTCAAAGCTGGGCGCCATTCTACGGGTCACCAGCGGCAACTTTCTCGAACAGTTTGACTTCTTTCTGTTCGGTTTTTACGCGACCTACATCTCCCAGACGTTCTTTCCTGCCACCAGCGATTTCGCCTCGCTGATGATGACCTTCGCCGTATTCGGCTCGGGATTCCTGATGCGCCCACTGGGCGCTATCGTGCTGGGCGCTTACATCGACAAGGTGGGACGCCGCAAGGGGTTGATCGTGACGCTGTCGATCATGGCCGCGGGAACGGTATTGATTGCACTCGTGCCAGGCTATGCCAGCATTGGTGTCGCGGCACCTGTACTGGTATTGATGGGACGACTGTTGCAGGGTTTCTCCGCTGGCGCGGAGATGGGTGGCGTTTCAGTGTATCTGGCTGAAATCGCCACGCCGGGCCGCCGCGGTTTCTACACCAGCTGGCAGTCGGCCAGCCAGCAGGTGGCGATCGTTCTTGCAGCCGCCTTGGGCTACACGATCAACGCGTCCATGGAAGCTGCCGAAGTGGCCGCCTGGGGCTGGCGGATCCCCTTCTTTATAGGTTGCGTGATTATTCCGTTCATCTTCATCATTCGCCGTTCACTCCAGGAAACCGATGCGTTCAAAGCACGCACGCATCACCCAAGTGCCAATGAAGTGTTCCGCTCGATGCGAGACAACTGGCGCACAGTGCTGGCGGGGGGCTTGCTGGCCTCAATGACCACCACCACGTTCTATCTGATTACCGTCTACACCCCCACCTTCGGAAGGACTGTACTGAACCTGAGCACCACCGACAGTCTGGTGGTCACGCTCTTCGTCGGCCTGAGCAACTTCATTTGGCTGCCCATCGGCGGCACACTCTCCGACCGCATCGGCCGTCGCCCCTTGTTGCTGGCGATTTCCTTGCTGTGCCTGTTCACCGCTTATCCCGCCATGCATTGGCTGGCCGCAGCGGCAAGCTTTGAACGCCTGCTCGCCGTGCTGTTGTACTTCTCTTTCTTCTTTGGCATTTACAACGGCGCGATGGTTGCGGCCTTGACTGAAGTGATGCCTCAGAACGTACGAGTCGTGGGATTTTCCCTGGCATTCAGTTTGGCGACCGCTGTTTTTGGCGGCTTCACACCCGCCGTATCCACTCTCCTGGTACAGGCAACCGGTGACAAGGCATCGCCTGCCTACTGGCTGATGTTTGCCGCTTTTTGTGGATTCACAGCGACGACGATCTTGTATCGCCGGCAAAAAGCAGTGACAGTCAACGCTTGA
- a CDS encoding carboxylate/amino acid/amine transporter, translating into MGYLLFVTLIQAFSFSLIGEYLAGHVDSYFAVLVRVLLAGLVFIPLTRWRSVEPAFMRGMLLIGALQFGVTYVCLYLSFRVLTVPEVLLFTVLTPLHVTLIEDALNRRFNPWALVSALVAVAGAAVIRYDRISPDFFMGFLLLQLANFTFAAGQVLYKHLVARHPSDLPHYRRFGYFYLGALAVALPAFLLFGKQNFWPQAPLQWGVLVFLGLVSTALGLYWWNKGACLVNGGTLAVMNNLHVPVGLLLNLLIWNQHEELGRLLLGGSVILMAVWISRLGIQKPVAVR; encoded by the coding sequence ATGGGCTATCTACTTTTTGTCACGCTGATCCAGGCGTTTTCCTTCAGTTTGATCGGCGAATACCTGGCCGGTCATGTCGACAGTTACTTCGCGGTACTGGTGCGTGTGCTCCTGGCGGGGCTGGTGTTTATTCCGCTCACGCGCTGGCGCTCGGTAGAGCCTGCGTTCATGCGCGGCATGTTACTGATTGGTGCGCTGCAGTTTGGCGTGACCTACGTTTGCCTGTATCTGAGCTTCCGTGTGCTGACGGTGCCTGAAGTGCTGCTGTTCACGGTCCTCACGCCACTGCACGTGACCCTGATCGAAGATGCGCTGAACCGACGGTTCAATCCATGGGCATTGGTGTCGGCACTGGTGGCGGTGGCCGGGGCTGCGGTGATTCGCTATGACCGGATCAGCCCGGACTTCTTCATGGGGTTCCTGCTGCTGCAACTGGCCAACTTCACCTTCGCCGCCGGGCAGGTGCTCTACAAACACCTGGTGGCTCGTCACCCAAGCGATCTGCCGCATTACCGACGCTTCGGTTATTTCTACCTTGGCGCACTGGCGGTGGCGTTACCGGCGTTCTTGCTGTTCGGCAAACAGAACTTCTGGCCGCAAGCGCCGCTGCAATGGGGCGTGTTGGTGTTCCTCGGCCTGGTTTCGACCGCGCTGGGTCTGTACTGGTGGAACAAGGGCGCCTGTCTGGTGAATGGCGGGACGCTGGCGGTGATGAATAACCTGCATGTGCCCGTGGGACTGCTGCTCAATCTGCTGATCTGGAATCAGCATGAGGAACTGGGGCGGTTGCTGCTGGGTGGCAGCGTGATTCTGATGGCGGTGTGGATCAGTCGGTTGGGTATTCAAAAACCGGTGGCTGTGCGCTAA
- a CDS encoding FMN-dependent NADH-azoreductase: MSRVLIIESSARQQDSVSRQLTQTFIKQWQAAHPKDEITVRDLAVNPVPHLDINLLGGWMKPADQRSDIEQVSLERSNQLTDELLAADVLVMAAPMYNFAIPSTLKAWLDHVLRAGVTFKYTETGPQGLLTGKRAYVLTARGGIYAGSAADHQEPYLRQVMGFIGIHDVTFIHAEGMNLGGDFQEKGLNQANARLAQVA; encoded by the coding sequence ATGTCCCGCGTTCTGATCATCGAAAGCAGCGCACGTCAGCAAGACTCGGTTTCCCGTCAACTGACCCAGACCTTCATCAAACAGTGGCAAGCGGCTCACCCGAAGGACGAAATCACTGTCCGTGACCTGGCCGTCAACCCGGTGCCGCATCTGGACATCAACCTGCTGGGTGGCTGGATGAAGCCTGCCGATCAGCGCAGCGACATCGAACAGGTTTCCCTGGAACGTTCCAACCAATTGACCGACGAACTGCTGGCCGCCGATGTGCTGGTGATGGCCGCACCGATGTACAACTTCGCCATCCCGAGCACCCTCAAGGCCTGGCTTGACCATGTGCTGCGTGCCGGCGTGACGTTCAAGTACACCGAAACCGGTCCTCAAGGTTTGCTCACCGGCAAGCGCGCTTATGTGTTGACCGCTCGTGGCGGGATCTACGCTGGCAGCGCCGCGGATCACCAGGAACCCTACCTGCGTCAGGTCATGGGCTTCATCGGCATCCACGACGTCACGTTCATCCACGCCGAAGGCATGAACCTGGGCGGTGACTTCCAGGAAAAAGGCTTGAACCAGGCGAACGCCAGGCTTGCTCAAGTGGCCTGA
- a CDS encoding 3-phosphoglycerate kinase, which yields MKKFCCVVLAMLPLTAFAYQIDVEKQLNGLSIDYNAYDTDSDIATIQVNNYGSTDVTCKVVFNNGPEAPRTRNIEVAAGKHKNATAKFNRSIIKMRIKLTCTPK from the coding sequence ATGAAAAAATTCTGTTGTGTGGTGCTGGCGATGCTGCCGCTGACCGCGTTTGCTTATCAGATTGATGTCGAAAAACAGCTGAACGGCTTGAGCATTGACTACAACGCGTATGACACCGATAGCGATATCGCCACCATCCAGGTGAACAACTACGGCAGCACCGACGTGACCTGTAAGGTGGTTTTCAACAACGGCCCGGAAGCGCCGCGCACCCGCAATATCGAAGTGGCTGCTGGCAAACACAAAAATGCGACTGCCAAGTTCAACCGTTCCATCATCAAGATGCGTATCAAGCTCACCTGCACCCCAAAATGA
- a CDS encoding LysR family transcriptional regulator, which translates to MKAPRVTLDQWRTLQAVVDHGGFAQAAEALHRSQSSVSYTVARMQDQLGVPLLRIDGRKAVLTEAGGVLLRRSRQLVKQASQLEDLAHHMEQGWEAEVRLVVDAAYPSARLVRALTAFMPQSRGCRVRLREEVLSGVEEVLLEGVADLAITGFSIPGYLGAELSDVEFVAVAHPEHSLHRLNRELNFQDLESQMQVVIRDSGRQQPRDVGWLGAEQRWTVGSLATAATFVSSGLGFAWLPRHTIERELKEGTLKLLPLDQGGSRNPNFYLYSNKDKPLGPATQILIELLRTFDTAPLDAPFAAPEQA; encoded by the coding sequence ATGAAAGCGCCCCGCGTGACCCTTGATCAATGGCGAACGCTGCAGGCCGTGGTCGATCACGGTGGTTTCGCCCAGGCCGCCGAGGCGCTGCACCGCTCGCAGTCGTCGGTCAGTTATACCGTGGCGCGCATGCAGGACCAGCTCGGCGTGCCACTGCTGCGTATCGATGGCCGCAAAGCGGTGTTGACCGAGGCCGGTGGCGTGCTGCTGCGCCGCTCCCGGCAACTGGTGAAACAAGCCAGCCAGCTGGAAGACCTGGCCCACCACATGGAGCAAGGCTGGGAAGCCGAGGTGCGGCTGGTGGTCGACGCGGCGTATCCGAGCGCCCGCCTGGTCCGCGCCTTGACCGCGTTCATGCCGCAAAGCCGTGGCTGCCGGGTGCGCTTGCGCGAGGAAGTGTTGTCGGGGGTGGAAGAGGTGTTGCTCGAAGGCGTGGCCGACCTGGCCATTACCGGTTTCAGTATTCCGGGTTACCTGGGCGCGGAATTGAGCGACGTCGAATTCGTCGCGGTCGCTCACCCCGAACACTCGCTGCATCGTCTGAATCGCGAACTGAATTTCCAGGATCTGGAAAGCCAGATGCAAGTGGTGATTCGCGACTCCGGCCGGCAACAGCCCCGGGACGTCGGCTGGCTCGGCGCCGAACAGCGCTGGACTGTCGGTAGCCTGGCCACCGCCGCCACGTTTGTCAGCAGTGGCCTGGGTTTCGCCTGGTTGCCAAGGCACACGATCGAACGGGAACTCAAGGAAGGCACGCTCAAGCTGCTACCTTTGGATCAGGGTGGCAGCCGTAATCCGAATTTTTACCTGTATTCGAACAAGGACAAACCGCTCGGACCCGCCACGCAGATTCTCATCGAACTGCTGCGCACCTTCGATACCGCACCACTGGACGCACCGTTCGCCGCCCCTGAACAAGCCTGA
- a CDS encoding peptidylprolyl isomerase produces MLKKIALVAGSVLFAANLMAATPTKAPHVLLETTNGQIEIELDPVKAPISTKNFLDYVDSGFYNNTIFHRVIPGFMVQGGGFTSQMQQKETKAPIKNESKNGLHNVRGTLSMARTSVPDSATSQFFINVKDNDFLDSGDGYAVFGKVVKGMDVVDIIVNSQTTTKSGMKDVPADPVFIKSAKRID; encoded by the coding sequence ATGCTGAAAAAAATCGCCCTTGTCGCTGGCTCCGTTCTGTTTGCCGCCAACCTGATGGCGGCAACGCCAACCAAGGCGCCACATGTGCTGCTGGAAACCACCAACGGCCAGATCGAGATCGAACTGGACCCGGTCAAAGCCCCGATCAGTACCAAGAACTTCCTTGATTACGTGGACAGCGGCTTCTACAACAACACGATTTTCCACCGCGTGATTCCGGGCTTCATGGTTCAGGGCGGCGGTTTCACTTCGCAAATGCAGCAGAAAGAAACCAAGGCGCCGATCAAGAACGAATCGAAGAACGGCCTGCATAATGTCCGTGGCACCCTGTCCATGGCCCGCACCTCGGTGCCGGATTCGGCCACCAGCCAGTTTTTCATCAACGTCAAGGACAACGATTTCCTCGACAGCGGTGACGGCTACGCCGTGTTCGGCAAAGTGGTCAAAGGCATGGACGTGGTCGACATCATCGTCAACTCGCAAACAACAACCAAAAGCGGCATGAAAGACGTGCCGGCCGATCCGGTGTTCATCAAGTCGGCCAAGCGCATCGACTGA
- a CDS encoding ABC transporter ATP-binding protein produces MLYRRFEKLIDVFRDAPTPAPPDRVLPFYTYYLKQVWPSFAALLFVGLVGALIEVALFSYLSRIIDLAQGTPNVNFFKEHSLELTWMVVVALVLRPVFVGLHDLLVHQTLSPSMTSLIRWQNHSYVLKQSLNFFQNDFAGRIAQRIMQTGNSLRDSAVQAVDALWHVLIYAISSLVLFAEADWRLMIPLLTWIVAFISALYYFVPRVKERSVVSSDARSKLMGRIVDGYTNITTLKLFAHTNFEQQYAREAIKEQTEKAQLAGRVVTSMDVVITSMNGLLIVSTTGLALWLWTQSLITVGAIALATGLVIRIVNMSGWIMWVVTGIFENIGMVQDGLQSISQPVSVTDRDQAKPLTVARGEVRFENVDFHYGKRSGIIGGLNLNIKPGEKIGLIGPSGAGKSTLVNLLLRLYDVEGGRILIDGQNIAEVSQESLRERIGMITQDTSLLHRSIRDNLLYGKPDATDAELWEAVRKARADGFIPMLSDAEGRTGFDAHVGERGVKLSGGQRQRIAIARVLLKDAPILIMDEATSALDSEVEAAIQESLETLMQGKTVIAIAHRLSTIARMDRLVVLENGKIAETGSHAELLAQGGLYARLWQHQTGGFVGID; encoded by the coding sequence ATGCTTTATCGCCGTTTTGAAAAACTGATCGACGTCTTCCGCGACGCCCCGACGCCCGCTCCGCCGGATCGGGTACTGCCGTTTTATACCTATTACCTCAAGCAGGTCTGGCCGAGCTTCGCGGCCCTGTTGTTTGTCGGCCTGGTTGGCGCGCTGATCGAAGTCGCGCTGTTCAGCTACCTGAGCCGCATCATCGACCTGGCCCAAGGCACGCCGAACGTCAATTTCTTCAAGGAACACAGCCTTGAGCTGACCTGGATGGTCGTGGTGGCGCTGGTCCTGCGCCCCGTATTCGTTGGCCTGCATGACTTGCTGGTGCACCAGACCCTGAGCCCCAGCATGACCAGCCTGATCCGCTGGCAAAACCACAGTTATGTGCTCAAACAGAGCCTTAATTTCTTCCAGAACGACTTCGCCGGGCGCATCGCCCAACGGATCATGCAGACCGGCAACTCCCTGCGCGATTCAGCCGTGCAGGCGGTGGATGCGTTGTGGCACGTGCTGATCTACGCCATCAGTTCCCTGGTGCTGTTCGCCGAGGCCGACTGGCGCCTGATGATCCCGCTGCTGACCTGGATCGTCGCCTTCATCAGCGCGCTCTACTACTTCGTGCCACGGGTCAAGGAACGTTCGGTCGTGTCCTCCGATGCGCGCTCCAAACTCATGGGGCGCATCGTCGACGGCTACACCAACATCACCACCCTGAAGCTGTTCGCCCACACCAACTTCGAGCAGCAATACGCCCGCGAGGCAATCAAGGAACAGACTGAAAAAGCCCAACTGGCCGGCCGCGTGGTGACCAGCATGGACGTGGTCATCACCAGCATGAACGGCTTGCTGATCGTCAGCACCACCGGCCTGGCGCTGTGGCTGTGGACGCAATCGCTGATCACTGTGGGCGCCATTGCCCTGGCCACCGGCCTGGTGATCCGCATCGTCAACATGTCCGGCTGGATCATGTGGGTGGTAACCGGGATCTTCGAAAACATCGGCATGGTTCAGGACGGTTTGCAGAGTATTTCGCAACCCGTCTCGGTGACCGACCGCGACCAGGCCAAACCCTTGACCGTGGCCCGTGGCGAAGTGCGTTTCGAGAACGTGGACTTTCACTACGGCAAACGGAGCGGGATCATTGGCGGTCTCAACCTGAACATCAAGCCCGGCGAAAAGATCGGCCTGATCGGGCCATCCGGTGCGGGAAAGTCGACCTTGGTCAACTTGCTGCTGCGCCTCTACGACGTGGAAGGCGGAAGGATTCTGATCGATGGGCAGAACATCGCCGAGGTCAGCCAGGAAAGCCTGCGCGAGCGCATCGGCATGATCACCCAGGACACGTCCTTGCTGCATCGCTCGATCCGCGACAATCTGCTTTACGGCAAACCCGACGCGACCGACGCCGAGCTCTGGGAGGCGGTGCGCAAGGCGCGCGCCGACGGTTTCATTCCCATGCTCTCGGACGCCGAAGGCCGCACCGGTTTCGATGCCCATGTCGGTGAACGCGGGGTCAAACTCTCGGGCGGTCAGCGCCAGCGTATCGCCATCGCCCGCGTGCTGCTCAAGGACGCGCCGATCCTGATCATGGACGAGGCCACTTCAGCCCTGGATTCGGAGGTCGAGGCCGCAATCCAGGAAAGCCTGGAAACCCTGATGCAGGGCAAAACCGTGATCGCCATCGCCCACCGGCTCTCGACCATCGCCCGCATGGACCGGTTGGTTGTACTGGAGAATGGCAAGATTGCCGAAACCGGCAGCCATGCTGAACTGCTGGCCCAGGGCGGTTTGTATGCGCGGCTGTGGCAGCATCAGACCGGTGGGTTCGTCGGAATCGATTGA